A window of the Labrus mixtus chromosome 8, fLabMix1.1, whole genome shotgun sequence genome harbors these coding sequences:
- the cebpd gene encoding CCAAT/enhancer-binding protein delta — translation MCDIYSLDSHCVSPQCNMSWAMEPANFYESTKLGGPQQGLCKPGSRSDAAGEVGTMVELSTAAAMYDDESAIDFSQYIESMTAVPNLELCNDELFLDLFNTVKQEKADFYNLQSSVLPSIMQQHQQQLSAAFTAERKTDSGLSKGLFSAPIKQESDWSDSDISSSLPSQIENCAQTSVSLPTGQPTPPTTPEPVSNVSSAKSSPRKMGREKGKKSVDRYSMEYRQRRERNNIAVRKSRDKAKLRNLDMQQKLVELSSDNDRLHKTIEQLTKELTGLRDFFKQMPNSSFAGPSSAESR, via the coding sequence ATGTGTGACATATACAGCCTGGACTCTCACTGCGTGTCTCCACAATGCAACATGAGTTGGGCGATGGAGCCTGCTAACTTCTACGAGAGCACCAAGCTGGGCGGCCCGCAGCAGGGGCTCTGCAAGCCGGGCAGCAGGAGCGACGCTGCGGGCGAGGTCGGCACCATGGTGGAGCTCAGCACCGCCGCTGCCATGTACGACGACGAGAGCGCCATCGACTTCAGCCAGTACATCGAGTCCATGACAGCCGTGCCCAACCTGGAGCTGTGCAACGATGAGCTTTTCCTTGACCTGTTCAACACTGTGAAGCAGGAGAAGGCGGATTTctacaacctgcagagctccgtGCTGCCCAGCATCATGCAGCAACACCAGCAACAGCTGTCAGCCGCATTCACTGCCGAGAGGAAGACTGACAGCGGGCTGTCTAAAGGGTTGTTCAGCGCTCCTATCAAACAGGAGTCTGACTGGAGTGACAGTGACATTTCCTCATCCTTGCCTTCCCAGATCGAAAACTGCGCTCAGACCTCCGTCAGCCTCCCTACAGGGCAGCCCACTCCTCCCACCACCCCGGAGCCTGTCTCCAATGTCAGCTCTGCTAAGTCCTCCCCGAGGAAGATGGGGAGGGAAAAGGGCAAGAAGTCGGTGGATAGGTACAGCATGGAGTATCGACAGAGACGAGAGAGGAATAACATTGCAGTGAGGAAAAGCAGGGACAAAGCCAAGCTGCGTAACTTGGACATGCAGCAGAAGCTGGTTGAACTGAGCTCTGATAACGACAGGCTTCATAAAACTATCGAGCAGCTAACCAAAGAGCTCACTGGGCTCAGAGATTTCTTCAAGCAGATGCCCAATTCGTCCTTTGCGGGGCCCTCGAGTGCAGAGAGCCGGTGA